A genome region from Streptomyces xanthophaeus includes the following:
- a CDS encoding amino acid ABC transporter ATP-binding protein, whose product MTTAMVKAEGVHKSYGAAHILKGIDLEVAPREVFCLVGPSGSGKSTFLRCINHLEQVNAGRLYVDGQLVGYRQKGDKLYELKDSEVAAQRRDIGMVFQRFNLFPHMTAIENVMEAPVMVKGESKAVARERAVKLLDRVGLGDKGGNYPTQLSGGQQQRVAIARALAMEPKLMLFDEPTSALDPELVGDVLDVMRDLAESGMTMIVVTHEMGFAREVGDNLVFMDGGVVVESGHPRDVLGNPQHDRTKAFLSKVL is encoded by the coding sequence ATGACGACTGCCATGGTGAAGGCCGAGGGCGTCCACAAGTCCTACGGTGCGGCGCACATCCTCAAGGGCATCGACCTGGAGGTCGCCCCGCGTGAGGTCTTCTGCCTGGTCGGCCCGTCCGGCTCCGGCAAGTCGACCTTCCTGCGGTGCATCAACCACCTGGAGCAGGTCAACGCGGGACGGCTGTACGTCGACGGGCAGCTCGTCGGCTACCGCCAGAAGGGCGACAAGCTCTACGAGCTGAAGGACAGCGAGGTCGCGGCCCAGCGCCGGGACATCGGCATGGTCTTCCAGCGCTTCAACCTCTTCCCGCACATGACGGCCATCGAGAACGTGATGGAAGCCCCGGTCATGGTCAAGGGCGAGTCCAAGGCGGTGGCGCGCGAGCGCGCCGTCAAGCTCCTGGACCGGGTGGGTCTCGGGGACAAGGGCGGGAACTACCCGACCCAGCTCTCCGGCGGTCAGCAGCAGCGTGTGGCGATCGCCCGCGCGCTGGCCATGGAGCCGAAGCTGATGCTCTTCGACGAGCCGACCTCGGCCCTCGACCCGGAGCTGGTCGGTGACGTCCTGGACGTCATGCGGGACCTCGCCGAGTCGGGCATGACCATGATCGTGGTCACCCACGAGATGGGCTTCGCCCGCGAGGTCGGCGACAACCTCGTCTTCATGGACGGCGGCGTGGTCGTCGAGTCCGGCCACCCCCGCGACGTCCTGGGCAACCCCCAGCACGACCGGACGAAGGCGTTCCTCTCCAAGGTGCTGTAG
- a CDS encoding CGNR zinc finger domain-containing protein codes for MELAHYSDFAVRLVNTEEPARNKDALTSVDAVRALFGASQQMARRVTDGDVTRFRNVRGRLRSVFEAADGGDHVLAVDLLNSLLMEFPVSPQVSGHETLDDDGRPDWHIHLAEHPSNASAGYAAMASMGLAFALTEHGPDRLGLCQAAPCRNAYLDTSTNRSRRYCSDRCATRANVAAYRARKRLEAEESARSGRSAETAQDSRALSER; via the coding sequence GTGGAACTGGCCCATTACTCGGACTTCGCCGTGCGCCTGGTCAACACCGAGGAGCCGGCCCGCAACAAGGACGCGCTCACCTCGGTGGACGCCGTCCGCGCCCTGTTCGGCGCGAGTCAGCAGATGGCGCGCCGCGTCACCGACGGCGACGTCACCCGCTTCCGCAACGTCCGCGGCCGCCTGCGCTCCGTATTCGAGGCCGCCGACGGCGGCGACCACGTCCTCGCGGTCGACCTGCTGAACTCGCTGCTCATGGAGTTCCCCGTCAGCCCCCAGGTGTCCGGCCACGAGACCCTCGACGACGACGGCCGCCCCGACTGGCACATCCACCTCGCCGAGCACCCCTCGAACGCCTCCGCCGGCTACGCCGCCATGGCCTCCATGGGCCTGGCCTTCGCCCTCACCGAGCACGGCCCCGACCGCCTCGGCCTGTGCCAGGCCGCGCCCTGCCGCAACGCCTACCTCGACACCTCCACCAACCGCTCCCGGCGCTACTGCTCCGACCGCTGCGCCACCCGGGCGAACGTGGCCGCCTACCGCGCCCGCAAGCGGCTGGAGGCCGAGGAGTCCGCCCGCAGCGGGCGCAGCGCCGAGACCGCCCAGGACAGCCGGGCCCTCAGCGAACGCTGA
- a CDS encoding class I SAM-dependent methyltransferase: MTDTTEATGTTDWQAWQDSWDRQQEWYMPDREERFRVMLDMVEALVGPAPRVLDLACGTGSITDRVLRRFPQATSTGVDLDPALLTIAEGHFAGDARVTFVTADLKDPDWRAALPHGSFDAILTATALHWLPSADLAVLYGQLAPLLAPGGVFMNADHMPDPATPRIDAAEHAHRHAGMDRAKAAGAVDWREWWALAGAEPALAEQVKQRFEIYGEHADGDTPSETWHAETLRAAGFAEARTVWRSPSDALVLGLK; this comes from the coding sequence ATGACGGATACGACCGAAGCGACGGGCACGACCGACTGGCAGGCCTGGCAGGACAGCTGGGACCGGCAGCAGGAGTGGTACATGCCCGACCGCGAGGAGCGGTTCCGCGTGATGCTGGACATGGTCGAGGCACTGGTGGGACCCGCCCCCCGGGTGCTGGATCTCGCATGCGGTACGGGAAGTATCACGGACCGCGTCCTCAGGCGGTTCCCGCAAGCCACCAGTACGGGCGTCGATCTCGACCCCGCCCTGTTGACCATCGCCGAGGGCCACTTCGCGGGCGACGCACGGGTCACCTTCGTGACCGCCGACCTCAAGGACCCCGACTGGCGCGCCGCCCTCCCCCACGGCTCCTTCGACGCGATCCTGACGGCCACGGCCCTGCACTGGCTGCCGAGCGCGGACCTGGCCGTCCTGTACGGGCAGCTCGCGCCGCTGCTGGCCCCGGGCGGGGTGTTCATGAACGCCGACCACATGCCCGACCCGGCCACCCCGCGCATCGACGCCGCCGAGCACGCCCACCGGCACGCCGGCATGGACCGGGCCAAGGCGGCCGGAGCGGTGGACTGGCGCGAATGGTGGGCGCTGGCGGGCGCCGAACCGGCACTCGCCGAGCAGGTGAAGCAGCGCTTCGAGATCTACGGGGAGCACGCGGACGGCGACACCCCCTCCGAGACCTGGCACGCCGAGACCCTGCGCGCCGCGGGCTTCGCGGAGGCCCGTACGGTCTGGCGCTCCCCCTCGGACGCGCTGGTCCTAGGTCTGAAGTAG
- a CDS encoding ABC transporter substrate-binding protein — protein MTASTTRRTTAARSRIAAVGAIAVAGALILTGCGDQTDKASSTPSGAAANSSAPLFSKLPKKIQDAGVIKVGTDATYAPMEFTEGGKIVGVDPDVAAAMAKQLGVQFKFESGTFDTLIGSMQTGRSDLVMSSLTDTKARQEGLDDKGAKTGAGVDFVDYFSSSTGILVKKGNPQGIKTLDDLCGKTVAVQRGTTYEESAKTQAEKCKTDGKGELKIESFPTDAEAQTRVKAGGAAADLNDSPVAAYIAQTAGGGNDFEAIANPTDAGLFGIAVDKKNTQLRDALKEALDAVIKDGTYKAALDKWNAGSGAVTEAKINAGS, from the coding sequence ATGACCGCTAGCACCACCCGTCGTACGACCGCCGCACGGTCCCGGATCGCCGCGGTCGGCGCGATCGCGGTCGCGGGCGCCCTGATCCTCACCGGCTGTGGTGACCAGACCGACAAGGCCTCCAGCACCCCGTCGGGCGCGGCCGCCAACAGCAGCGCTCCGCTCTTCTCCAAGCTCCCGAAGAAGATCCAGGACGCCGGTGTCATCAAGGTCGGCACGGACGCCACCTACGCGCCGATGGAGTTCACCGAGGGCGGCAAGATCGTCGGTGTCGACCCCGACGTGGCGGCGGCCATGGCCAAGCAGCTCGGCGTGCAGTTCAAGTTCGAGTCCGGCACCTTCGACACGCTGATCGGCAGCATGCAGACGGGCCGCAGCGACCTGGTCATGTCCTCGCTCACCGACACCAAGGCCCGTCAGGAGGGCCTGGACGACAAGGGCGCCAAGACCGGTGCCGGTGTCGACTTCGTCGACTACTTCTCCTCCTCGACCGGCATCCTGGTCAAGAAGGGCAACCCCCAGGGCATCAAGACCCTCGACGACCTGTGCGGCAAGACGGTCGCGGTGCAGCGCGGCACCACGTACGAGGAGTCGGCCAAGACCCAGGCCGAGAAGTGCAAGACGGACGGCAAGGGCGAGCTCAAGATCGAGTCCTTCCCGACCGATGCCGAGGCCCAGACCCGCGTGAAGGCCGGCGGCGCCGCCGCGGACCTGAACGACTCCCCGGTCGCCGCGTACATCGCGCAGACCGCCGGTGGCGGCAACGACTTCGAGGCCATCGCCAACCCGACCGACGCCGGTCTCTTCGGCATCGCGGTGGACAAGAAGAACACCCAGCTGCGCGACGCGCTCAAGGAAGCCCTTGACGCGGTCATCAAGGACGGCACGTACAAGGCCGCCCTGGACAAGTGGAACGCGGGCTCCGGCGCCGTGACCGAGGCCAAGATCAACGCCGGTTCCTGA
- a CDS encoding amino acid ABC transporter permease: MTDKLDKVPGPADTPPAGAVPPEAIKAIPVRHYGRWISAVVVIGLVVALAVAFSQGNVRWATVPEKLFDPTILRGVVNTVWISITSMALGLVLGILFAVMRLSKNPVTSTIAWFYIWLFRGTPVYVQLLIWFNLALIFPILNLGFYKDEMTQVMTPFLAALLGLGLNEGAYMAEIVRAGIQSVDEGQTEASHALGMTRTQTMRRVVLPQAMRVIVPPSGNEFINMLKTSSLVVAVQYFDLLRAAQDIASTSFAVMEMFFVASIWYLALTSVFSVGQYYLERRYARGALRSLPPTPLQKIKAKLSSFSNRKAVA, encoded by the coding sequence GTGACTGACAAGCTCGACAAGGTCCCGGGCCCGGCGGACACCCCGCCGGCCGGGGCCGTCCCCCCCGAGGCCATCAAGGCCATCCCGGTGCGCCACTACGGCCGCTGGATCAGCGCCGTGGTCGTCATCGGCCTGGTCGTGGCGCTCGCCGTCGCCTTCTCGCAGGGCAACGTGCGCTGGGCCACCGTGCCGGAGAAGCTGTTCGACCCGACGATCCTCCGCGGTGTCGTCAACACGGTCTGGATCAGCATCACCTCGATGGCCCTGGGCCTGGTCCTCGGTATCCTCTTCGCCGTCATGCGGCTCTCGAAGAACCCGGTGACCAGCACCATCGCCTGGTTCTACATCTGGCTGTTCCGCGGCACCCCGGTGTACGTGCAGCTGCTGATCTGGTTCAACCTCGCCCTGATCTTCCCGATCCTGAACCTCGGGTTCTACAAGGACGAGATGACGCAGGTCATGACCCCGTTCCTGGCGGCCCTGCTGGGCCTGGGCCTGAACGAGGGCGCGTACATGGCGGAGATCGTCCGCGCCGGCATCCAGTCGGTCGACGAGGGCCAGACCGAGGCCTCGCACGCACTCGGCATGACCCGCACGCAGACGATGCGCCGCGTCGTGCTGCCGCAGGCCATGCGGGTGATCGTGCCGCCGTCGGGCAACGAGTTCATCAACATGCTCAAGACCTCCTCGCTGGTCGTCGCGGTGCAGTACTTCGACCTGCTGCGCGCGGCCCAGGACATCGCCTCGACCTCGTTCGCGGTGATGGAGATGTTCTTCGTCGCGTCGATCTGGTACCTCGCCCTGACCAGCGTGTTCAGCGTCGGCCAGTACTACCTGGAGCGCCGCTACGCCCGTGGTGCGCTCCGCTCGCTGCCGCCGACACCGCTGCAGAAGATCAAGGCGAAACTGTCCAGCTTCTCGAACCGCAAGGCGGTGGCCTGA
- a CDS encoding Clp protease N-terminal domain-containing protein gives MFERFTRDARSTVTGAVTEARQAGAPTVTEEHLLLSLLALGTLDPLGVDRAAVSADLTAARRRGGMSRADEEALAGLGIDLTEIVSRIEETHGQGALATPAPRRRTLGASIRSALGREAADDRTGSYRVPFTEGAKKVLEQSLRIALGRKDNHIGTLHLLLALISRPGTVSEVLSDHGITYSTAETGLAA, from the coding sequence ATGTTCGAACGCTTCACCCGCGACGCCCGGTCGACCGTGACCGGGGCGGTGACCGAGGCCCGGCAGGCCGGGGCCCCCACCGTCACCGAAGAACACCTGCTGCTCTCCCTGCTGGCCCTGGGCACCCTGGACCCGCTCGGTGTGGACCGCGCGGCGGTGTCCGCCGACCTCACGGCGGCCCGCCGCCGGGGCGGCATGTCCCGGGCGGACGAGGAGGCGCTGGCCGGCCTCGGCATCGACCTCACCGAGATCGTCTCCCGCATCGAGGAGACCCACGGCCAGGGCGCCCTCGCGACCCCCGCTCCCCGCAGGCGGACCCTGGGCGCCTCGATCCGCTCCGCCCTCGGGCGCGAAGCCGCGGACGACCGCACCGGCAGCTACCGCGTCCCCTTCACCGAAGGGGCGAAGAAGGTGCTGGAGCAGTCCCTGCGCATCGCGCTGGGCCGCAAGGACAACCACATCGGCACCCTGCACCTGCTGCTGGCCCTGATCTCCCGCCCCGGCACCGTCTCCGAGGTCCTCTCGGACCACGGCATCACCTACAGCACGGCCGAAACCGGCCTGGCGGCCTGA
- a CDS encoding helix-turn-helix domain-containing protein — protein MTEATDLAERAGDRDPRVGLRAVAALRRLLEQLEAVQVRSARAQGWSWQEIAAELGVSRQAVHKKYGRL, from the coding sequence ATGACCGAAGCCACTGATCTCGCCGAACGGGCCGGTGACCGTGACCCGCGCGTGGGCCTGCGTGCCGTGGCCGCCCTCCGGAGGCTGCTCGAGCAGCTGGAGGCCGTACAGGTACGCAGCGCCCGCGCGCAGGGGTGGTCCTGGCAGGAGATCGCGGCCGAGCTGGGCGTCAGCCGGCAGGCCGTGCACAAGAAATACGGGAGGCTCTGA
- a CDS encoding NAD(P)-dependent malic enzyme produces the protein MAAEIFNPRSDSVTDNNPDAVFALHRGGKMAIQATVPVTNKDDLSLAYTPGVAKVCTAIAEQPELVNEYTWKSNVVAVVTDGTAVLGLGDIGPEASLPVMEGKAILFKQFGGVDAIPIALATKDTDEIIETVIRLAPSFGGVNLEDISAPRCFEIERRLQEALDIPIFHDDQHGTAIVTLAALRNAAKLTGRTLGDLRAVISGAGAAGIAIAKILVDAGIGDVCVTDRKGVVSADRSDLTDVKAEIAGLTNKTGQTGSLETALNGADVFIGVSGGTVPEEAVASMAKDAFVFAMANPNPEVHPDVAHKYAAVVATGRSDFPNQINNVLAFPGIFAGALKVRATRITEGMKIAAADAIAGVVGDELAADYVIPSPFDERVAEAVANAVAAAAKADGVARLV, from the coding sequence GTGGCAGCGGAAATCTTCAACCCTCGCAGTGACAGCGTCACGGACAACAACCCGGACGCGGTGTTCGCGCTGCACCGGGGCGGCAAGATGGCCATCCAGGCCACAGTGCCGGTCACCAACAAGGATGACCTTTCCCTCGCGTACACGCCCGGCGTGGCGAAGGTGTGCACCGCCATCGCCGAGCAGCCGGAGCTGGTGAACGAGTACACCTGGAAGTCCAACGTGGTCGCCGTCGTCACCGACGGTACGGCCGTGCTCGGACTCGGTGACATCGGTCCCGAGGCCTCCCTCCCCGTGATGGAGGGCAAGGCGATCCTCTTCAAGCAGTTCGGCGGCGTGGACGCGATTCCGATCGCGCTCGCCACCAAGGACACGGACGAGATCATCGAGACGGTCATCCGTCTCGCTCCGTCCTTCGGCGGGGTGAACCTGGAGGACATCTCCGCGCCCCGCTGCTTCGAGATCGAGCGCCGCCTCCAGGAGGCGCTGGACATCCCGATCTTCCACGACGACCAGCACGGCACCGCCATCGTGACGCTCGCCGCGCTGCGCAACGCCGCGAAGCTGACGGGTCGCACCCTCGGCGACCTGCGCGCCGTGATCTCGGGTGCGGGCGCGGCCGGTATCGCCATCGCCAAGATCCTGGTGGACGCGGGCATCGGCGACGTCTGCGTCACCGACCGCAAGGGCGTCGTGTCCGCGGACCGCTCCGACCTGACGGACGTCAAGGCGGAGATCGCGGGCCTGACCAACAAGACCGGCCAGACGGGCTCCCTGGAGACCGCGCTGAACGGCGCGGACGTCTTCATCGGCGTCTCCGGCGGTACGGTCCCGGAGGAGGCGGTGGCCTCGATGGCGAAGGACGCGTTCGTCTTCGCCATGGCCAACCCGAACCCGGAGGTCCACCCGGACGTCGCGCACAAGTACGCGGCGGTCGTGGCCACGGGCCGTTCGGACTTCCCGAACCAGATCAACAACGTTCTGGCGTTCCCGGGCATCTTCGCGGGTGCCCTCAAGGTGCGCGCCACCCGGATCACCGAGGGCATGAAGATCGCCGCCGCCGACGCCATCGCCGGTGTCGTGGGTGACGAGCTCGCCGCCGACTACGTGATCCCGTCGCCGTTCGACGAGCGCGTGGCCGAGGCCGTCGCCAACGCCGTGGCCGCCGCGGCCAAGGCCGACGGCGTGGCCCGTCTGGTCTGA
- a CDS encoding zinc-binding dehydrogenase — MFAAYAARIDRDQPLNGLELGDRPAPEARPGWVTVNVKAASLNHHDLWSLRGVGLGEERLPMILGCDAAGIDQDGNEVVLHSVIGQSGHGVGPDEPRSILTERYQGTFAEQVTVPAWNVLRKPAELTFEEAACLPTAWLTAYRMLFTNAGVRPGDSVLVQGAGGGVATAAIALGKAAGLRVFATSRDEAKRKRAVELGAAEAFEPGARLPQRVDAVIETVGAATWSHSVKSLRPGGTLVISGATSGDRPAHAELTRIFFLELKVVGSTMGSKDELEDLLAFCANTGLRPVIDEVLPLDRAREGFEKLASGDLFGKIVLTP, encoded by the coding sequence ATGTTCGCTGCCTACGCCGCCCGAATCGACCGTGACCAGCCGCTGAACGGCCTAGAGCTGGGCGACCGCCCGGCCCCCGAGGCCCGGCCGGGCTGGGTGACCGTGAACGTCAAGGCCGCCTCCCTCAACCACCACGACCTCTGGTCGCTGCGCGGGGTCGGCCTCGGCGAGGAAAGACTCCCGATGATCCTCGGCTGCGACGCCGCCGGGATCGACCAGGACGGCAACGAGGTCGTCCTGCACTCCGTGATCGGCCAGAGCGGCCACGGGGTCGGCCCGGACGAGCCGCGCTCGATCCTGACCGAGCGCTACCAGGGGACCTTCGCCGAGCAGGTGACCGTCCCCGCCTGGAACGTGCTGCGCAAGCCCGCCGAGCTGACCTTCGAGGAGGCCGCCTGCCTTCCGACGGCCTGGCTGACGGCGTACCGGATGCTGTTCACCAACGCCGGGGTCCGCCCCGGGGACTCCGTCCTGGTGCAGGGCGCCGGCGGCGGTGTCGCGACCGCCGCGATCGCCCTCGGCAAGGCGGCCGGCCTGCGGGTGTTCGCCACGAGCCGGGACGAGGCCAAGCGCAAGCGCGCCGTGGAGCTGGGCGCGGCGGAGGCGTTCGAGCCGGGTGCGCGCCTGCCGCAGCGGGTGGACGCGGTGATCGAGACGGTGGGAGCCGCCACGTGGTCGCACTCCGTGAAGTCCCTGCGTCCGGGCGGCACCCTGGTGATCTCCGGCGCCACGAGCGGCGACCGCCCGGCGCACGCCGAGCTGACCCGCATCTTCTTCCTGGAGCTGAAGGTGGTCGGCTCGACCATGGGCTCGAAGGACGAGCTGGAGGACCTGCTCGCCTTCTGCGCGAACACAGGGCTGCGGCCGGTCATCGACGAGGTGCTGCCGCTGGACCGGGCGCGCGAGGGATTCGAGAAGCTCGCGTCGGGCGACCTCTTCGGCAAGATCGTCCTCACCCCCTGA